Proteins encoded within one genomic window of Nordella sp. HKS 07:
- a CDS encoding iron-containing alcohol dehydrogenase: MTIPNRNINFPTAIKFGAGRIKELAELCQANGMKRPLFVTDPGLAKMPMVATILDDLKKAGLGVALFADVRPNPVEANLQAGVKAYRSGKHDGVIAFGGGSGLDIGKLIALMHGQKISVFDLEDIGDWWTRADASKVSPIIAVPTTAGTGSEVGRAGVVTHPETHEKKIIFHPAIMPKVALLDPELSVGLPPKLTAATGMDALAHCLEAYCAPFYHPLAKGVALEGMLLIKENLAKAVKKGNDIDARGNMLIASSMGATAFQRGLGAIHALSHPFGGLYDAHHGLLNGIVMPYVLKANRKKIEKDIERAAAYLGIKGGFDGFLKWILALRKEVGLPHKLADIGIDTKRLDEVAKMAIKDPSAGGNPIPFSEKQYKALAKKCVTGDL, encoded by the coding sequence ATGACCATTCCAAACCGCAATATCAACTTCCCCACCGCGATCAAATTCGGCGCCGGGCGCATCAAGGAACTGGCGGAGCTGTGCCAGGCCAATGGCATGAAGCGGCCGCTCTTCGTCACCGATCCGGGCCTCGCCAAGATGCCGATGGTGGCGACCATTCTCGATGACCTCAAGAAGGCCGGCCTGGGCGTCGCCTTGTTCGCGGACGTGCGGCCCAATCCGGTGGAAGCCAATCTGCAAGCGGGGGTCAAGGCCTACCGGTCCGGCAAGCATGACGGCGTCATCGCCTTCGGCGGCGGCTCCGGTCTCGATATCGGCAAGCTCATCGCGCTGATGCACGGCCAGAAGATCTCGGTCTTCGATCTCGAGGATATCGGCGACTGGTGGACCAGGGCCGATGCCAGCAAGGTTTCGCCGATCATCGCGGTGCCGACCACCGCGGGCACGGGCTCGGAAGTGGGCCGCGCCGGTGTCGTCACGCATCCCGAGACCCATGAGAAGAAGATCATCTTCCATCCGGCGATCATGCCGAAAGTGGCGCTGCTCGATCCCGAGCTTTCGGTCGGCCTGCCGCCCAAGCTCACCGCGGCGACCGGCATGGACGCGCTTGCCCATTGCCTCGAAGCCTATTGCGCGCCGTTCTATCACCCGCTTGCCAAGGGTGTGGCACTCGAGGGCATGCTGCTCATCAAGGAGAATCTCGCCAAGGCGGTGAAGAAGGGCAACGACATCGACGCGCGCGGCAACATGCTGATCGCCTCCTCGATGGGCGCCACCGCCTTCCAGCGGGGCCTCGGCGCCATCCATGCGCTGTCGCATCCCTTCGGCGGCCTTTATGACGCCCATCATGGCCTCCTCAACGGCATCGTCATGCCCTATGTGCTGAAGGCCAATCGCAAGAAGATCGAGAAGGACATCGAGCGCGCCGCCGCCTATCTCGGCATCAAGGGCGGCTTCGACGGCTTCCTCAAATGGATCCTGGCGCTGCGCAAGGAAGTCGGACTCCCGCATAAGCTCGCGGATATCGGCATCGACACTAAGCGCCTCGACGAGGTGGCGAAGATGGCGATCAAGGATCCCTCCGCCGGCGGCAATCCGATCCCGTTCAGCGAGAAGCAATACAAGGCGCTCGCGAAGAAGTGCGTGACGGGCGATCTGTAA
- a CDS encoding aldehyde dehydrogenase family protein has product MAEKIRCVSPVDGSVYAERSVAKKKEIEAAFTAAHAAQEKWKRLPLAERAKYCSAAVDAMLTMKDAIVPELAWQMGRPIRYGAGELRGFEERARYMIAIAERSLSDIRPEPKEGFLRHIKREPLGVVFTIAPWNYPYLTAVNSIIPALMAGNAVVLKHAAQTIMVGERFAKAFKAAGLPKNVFQNLVLSHDQTAQIISGGHANMVCFTGSVAGGKAMEKAAAGHFINVGLELGGKDPAYVRPDANMAHAIENLVDGAFFNSGQSCCGIERIYVHKKVWGDFIDGFVDLTRKYVLGSPLDEATTLGPLVKLEAADFVRKQIASAVRSGAKAHIDPKSFARDRKGSAYMAPQVLTSVNHQMSVMMEESFGPVVGIMKVSDDEEAIGLMNDSPYGLTAAVWTEDADAAERIGNEIATGTVFMNRCDYLDPALTWTGVKDTGRGATLSVVGYEALTRPKSYHLRTKTS; this is encoded by the coding sequence GTGGCTGAGAAGATAAGATGTGTGTCGCCGGTTGACGGCTCGGTCTATGCCGAGCGCTCGGTGGCGAAGAAGAAGGAAATCGAGGCGGCCTTCACGGCGGCCCATGCGGCGCAGGAGAAGTGGAAGCGACTGCCGCTGGCTGAGCGGGCGAAATATTGCTCGGCCGCCGTGGACGCGATGCTCACCATGAAGGATGCCATCGTGCCGGAACTCGCCTGGCAGATGGGACGCCCGATACGCTATGGCGCCGGCGAGCTTCGCGGTTTCGAGGAGCGCGCGCGTTACATGATCGCGATCGCCGAGCGCTCGCTTTCCGACATCCGCCCCGAGCCCAAGGAAGGCTTCCTGCGCCATATCAAGCGTGAGCCCTTGGGTGTCGTCTTCACCATAGCGCCGTGGAATTATCCCTATCTCACTGCCGTCAATTCAATCATTCCGGCGCTGATGGCCGGCAACGCCGTCGTGCTCAAGCATGCGGCGCAGACGATCATGGTGGGCGAGCGCTTCGCCAAGGCCTTCAAGGCGGCAGGCCTGCCTAAGAACGTCTTCCAGAATCTGGTGCTGTCGCACGACCAGACGGCCCAGATCATCTCGGGCGGTCATGCCAACATGGTCTGTTTCACCGGCTCGGTTGCCGGCGGCAAGGCGATGGAGAAGGCGGCGGCCGGGCACTTCATCAATGTCGGGCTCGAACTCGGCGGCAAGGACCCGGCCTATGTGCGCCCCGATGCCAACATGGCGCATGCGATCGAGAACCTGGTCGACGGCGCCTTCTTCAATTCGGGGCAGAGCTGCTGCGGCATCGAGCGCATTTATGTGCACAAGAAAGTGTGGGGCGATTTTATCGACGGCTTCGTCGACCTGACCCGGAAATATGTTCTGGGCTCGCCGCTCGACGAGGCGACGACGCTTGGGCCCCTGGTCAAGCTGGAGGCCGCCGATTTCGTGCGCAAGCAGATCGCCTCGGCTGTCCGCTCCGGCGCCAAGGCCCATATCGATCCCAAGAGCTTCGCGCGCGATCGCAAGGGTTCGGCTTACATGGCCCCGCAGGTTCTCACCTCGGTCAATCACCAGATGTCGGTGATGATGGAGGAGAGCTTCGGGCCCGTCGTCGGCATCATGAAGGTGAGCGATGACGAGGAGGCCATCGGGCTGATGAACGATTCACCCTACGGCCTCACCGCCGCGGTATGGACGGAGGACGCCGACGCCGCCGAGCGCATCGGCAACGAGATCGCCACCGGCACGGTGTTCATGAACCGCTGTGACTATCTCGACCCGGCATTGACCTGGACCGGCGTCAAGGATACGGGCCGGGGCGCCACACTTTCCGTGGTCGGCTATGAAGCACTGACGCGGCCCAAGAGCTATCACCTCAGAACCAAGACGAGCTGA